A genomic window from Candidatus Obscuribacterales bacterium includes:
- a CDS encoding IS66 family transposase: MKDLPPLDMLSDEEKNALITLLWEEQQRLRAEVEKLQQKRVKKTSSNSGLPPSKGFKPNQLSQAQRSLGREGSIGRAGGGRELSAQPDQVVVAQAKQCPQCGEKVSLSSQQLRSIYERIELPLVKPHVTRVERYGGQCPCCQQRYEAPVPVGLEPGSPFGTSIAGVVSYLRYSHAIGYERLSRVMADLYGVRISEGAIANVLQRVHQQLAAPVGQIVERLRSARLVCSDETSARVDGTTQWEWVFQNDQVCLHVIRPSRGKAVIEAVMGDHRPQVWVSDLFSAQKANPAEQWQVCLAHQLRDCQYAIDAGDQLFAPRMKRLFLKAIALQRRRHRLAPSTVEQYKSRLRGTLREVLNLEPTQPDAQRLLKRYRSIRPHLWLFLDDETVPPTNNSSEQALRWSVVFRKVTHGFRSHWGAELFAQMRSLINTAKRQGMSALDAILR; the protein is encoded by the coding sequence ATGAAAGACCTGCCGCCCCTGGACATGCTGAGTGATGAGGAAAAGAATGCCCTCATCACGTTGTTGTGGGAAGAACAGCAACGCTTGCGGGCCGAGGTCGAGAAACTTCAGCAGAAACGAGTCAAGAAGACCTCTAGCAATTCAGGACTGCCCCCGTCAAAAGGGTTCAAGCCGAATCAACTCAGTCAAGCTCAAAGGTCGCTAGGGCGAGAAGGCAGCATAGGACGAGCAGGAGGGGGACGGGAACTGAGTGCTCAGCCCGACCAGGTCGTGGTTGCCCAGGCGAAGCAGTGCCCGCAGTGTGGGGAAAAGGTATCGCTATCGAGTCAGCAACTGCGCAGTATTTACGAGCGTATTGAGTTGCCGCTAGTTAAACCGCATGTGACACGGGTAGAGCGGTACGGTGGACAGTGTCCCTGTTGCCAGCAGCGCTATGAAGCACCGGTACCGGTTGGCTTAGAGCCAGGTTCTCCTTTTGGCACCAGCATTGCGGGTGTGGTGAGCTATCTGCGCTATAGCCATGCGATAGGCTATGAGCGCTTAAGCCGAGTAATGGCAGACCTCTATGGGGTAAGGATATCGGAGGGAGCGATTGCGAACGTGCTGCAGCGGGTGCATCAGCAGTTAGCGGCTCCTGTAGGGCAGATCGTGGAGCGTCTACGCAGCGCTCGTTTGGTGTGCAGCGATGAAACCAGTGCGCGGGTGGATGGAACAACGCAGTGGGAGTGGGTGTTCCAGAACGACCAGGTGTGCCTGCACGTGATTCGCCCCAGTCGCGGCAAGGCAGTGATTGAAGCGGTGATGGGCGACCATCGTCCCCAGGTGTGGGTGTCGGACTTGTTCAGTGCTCAGAAGGCGAATCCGGCTGAGCAATGGCAAGTATGTTTAGCGCATCAACTGCGCGATTGTCAGTATGCCATCGATGCTGGCGACCAGCTTTTTGCCCCGCGCATGAAACGCTTGTTTCTCAAAGCGATTGCCCTGCAACGACGACGACACCGCTTAGCTCCCTCAACGGTCGAGCAATACAAGTCTCGATTGCGGGGGACGTTGCGAGAGGTTTTGAATCTGGAGCCGACTCAACCCGATGCTCAACGATTACTCAAACGGTATCGTTCGATTCGTCCTCATCTGTGGCTGTTTCTGGATGATGAGACGGTACCGCCGACGAACAATTCCAGTGAACAGGCGTTGCGCTGGAGTGTCGTCTTTCGCAAGGTCACCCACGGCTTTCGCTCCCATTGGGGAGCGGAGTTATTTGCTCAGATGCGCTCTTTGATCAATACGGCCAAGCGTCAGGGCATGTCTGCCTTGGATGCCATTTTGCGTG